A region from the Paraurantiacibacter namhicola genome encodes:
- a CDS encoding thioredoxin family protein, giving the protein MSRIFLALTILAGAAFLVLSAWIAPAEAREVSGWKAYSPASFETLRASGRPIVVDVHASWCPTCRVQAGILDRYRKSDAFGDVAFVRVDYDNDRQFLKDFRIPRQSTILVFKGGREVGRSVAETNPEKLGALLKRAL; this is encoded by the coding sequence ATGTCCCGTATCTTTCTCGCCCTGACAATTCTGGCAGGCGCTGCCTTCCTGGTCCTCTCCGCATGGATTGCTCCTGCAGAGGCGCGGGAGGTTTCCGGCTGGAAGGCCTATTCGCCGGCATCGTTCGAGACGTTGAGAGCGTCCGGCCGGCCCATCGTGGTTGATGTCCACGCTTCGTGGTGCCCCACCTGCCGTGTGCAGGCCGGGATCCTCGATCGTTACCGCAAGAGCGATGCGTTTGGCGATGTTGCCTTCGTGCGGGTCGATTACGACAACGACCGCCAGTTTCTGAAAGACTTTCGCATACCGCGCCAATCCACCATCCTGGTGTTCAAGGGTGGCCGCGAAGTGGGCCGCTCCGTAGCGGAAACCAATCCCGAAAAACTTGGCGCCTTGCTGAAGCGCGCTTTGTAA